Proteins co-encoded in one Bacillus paramycoides genomic window:
- the gltP gene encoding glutamate/aspartate:proton symporter GltP: MKRIGLAWQILIGLALGIAVGAIFFGNPAVVSYLQPIGDIFIRLIKMIVVPIVVASIVVGVAGVGDVKKLGRLGGKTIIYFEIITTIAIIVGLLIANIFQPGKGVNMEQLTKTDISKYTHTTEQVQSHSFADTFVNIVPTNIVKSLADGDMLAIIFFSVLFGLGVAAIGERGRPVLQFFQGVADAMFYVTNQVMKFAPFGVFALIGVTVSTFGLSSLIPLGKLLIVVYGAMIFFVVVVLGITAKIFGINIFQFFKILKDELILAYSTASSETVLPKIMEKMEKFGCPKAITSFVIPTGYSFNLDGSTLYQAIAAIFLAQMYGIDLSITQQITLLLVLMLTSKGIAGVPGVSFVVLLATLGTVGIPAEGLAFIAGIDRILDMARTAVNVVGNSLAAVVMSKWEGQYDAEKGQAYLKEISNKQAA, translated from the coding sequence ATGAAAAGAATAGGACTTGCATGGCAAATATTAATTGGTCTTGCGCTAGGTATTGCAGTTGGGGCGATTTTCTTTGGCAATCCGGCAGTGGTGAGTTATTTACAACCAATTGGTGATATTTTTATCCGATTAATTAAAATGATCGTTGTACCGATTGTTGTAGCAAGTATTGTTGTTGGGGTTGCTGGTGTTGGCGATGTTAAAAAATTAGGTCGACTAGGCGGAAAAACAATTATTTACTTTGAAATTATTACAACAATTGCAATTATTGTTGGTCTATTAATTGCGAATATTTTCCAACCAGGAAAAGGCGTAAATATGGAGCAGTTAACAAAGACAGATATTTCGAAATATACACATACGACAGAGCAAGTACAAAGTCATTCATTTGCAGATACATTTGTAAATATTGTTCCAACGAACATTGTGAAGTCATTAGCTGACGGAGATATGCTTGCTATTATCTTCTTCTCTGTATTATTTGGCTTAGGTGTAGCGGCAATTGGTGAAAGAGGAAGACCGGTTCTTCAATTTTTCCAAGGTGTAGCTGATGCAATGTTTTATGTAACAAACCAAGTTATGAAATTTGCACCATTTGGTGTGTTTGCACTAATTGGAGTTACAGTTTCTACATTTGGTCTTTCTTCATTAATTCCATTAGGGAAATTATTAATTGTAGTATACGGAGCAATGATTTTCTTCGTTGTAGTCGTATTAGGAATTACAGCGAAAATATTTGGAATTAACATTTTCCAATTCTTTAAGATTTTAAAAGACGAACTGATCTTAGCATACTCTACAGCAAGTTCAGAAACAGTTTTACCAAAAATCATGGAGAAGATGGAGAAGTTCGGTTGTCCAAAGGCAATTACATCTTTCGTTATTCCGACAGGTTATTCATTTAACTTAGATGGATCAACTTTATATCAAGCAATTGCAGCTATTTTCTTAGCGCAAATGTACGGTATTGATTTATCTATTACACAACAAATTACATTATTACTTGTATTAATGCTTACATCAAAAGGTATTGCGGGTGTACCGGGCGTATCATTCGTTGTATTATTAGCGACACTTGGTACAGTAGGTATTCCAGCTGAAGGTTTAGCCTTTATCGCTGGTATTGACCGTATTTTAGATATGGCTCGTACAGCAGTTAACGTTGTAGGTAACTCTTTAGCAGCTGTAGTTATGTCTAAGTGGGAAGGTCAGTATGACGCTGAAAAAGGACAAGCCTACTTGAAAGAAATTTCTAATAAGCAAGCAGCTTAA
- a CDS encoding DUF402 domain-containing protein gives MKRKYGDGSSWKRLIERDYTVKQIEEGMLGILEIKKVREPSCKEYDGKELCIAGNRYTWIQYFIDGKNFAITAMLDDQKELVQYYIDVAKEYKIDERGLPYFDDLYLDVVLLPNGKMYILDEDELEDAYKSGDVTKEEYELAWYTTKWIIDAIKNCEFYWISILEEEIKKLK, from the coding sequence ATGAAACGTAAATATGGTGACGGTTCTTCGTGGAAGCGACTAATAGAGAGGGATTATACGGTTAAGCAAATAGAAGAGGGGATGCTAGGAATATTAGAAATAAAAAAGGTGAGAGAACCTAGTTGTAAAGAATATGATGGAAAAGAGCTTTGTATTGCTGGCAATCGGTATACGTGGATTCAGTATTTCATAGACGGGAAAAACTTTGCGATTACCGCTATGTTAGATGATCAAAAAGAATTAGTACAATATTATATCGATGTGGCGAAAGAATATAAAATAGACGAACGTGGTTTACCGTATTTTGATGATTTATATTTAGATGTAGTGTTATTACCGAACGGTAAAATGTATATATTGGATGAAGATGAGCTAGAGGATGCTTATAAAAGTGGCGATGTTACAAAAGAAGAGTATGAGTTGGCTTGGTACACTACGAAATGGATCATAGATGCAATAAAAAATTGTGAATTTTATTGGATTTCAATATTGGAAGAAGAAATCAAAAAGTTAAAATGA
- a CDS encoding Na+/H+ antiporter NhaC family protein encodes MKETRGNGLALLPLGIFLALFIGSGIITGDFYKLPILVAISIAVGVALAMNRKESFNVKVERFAKGAGNPDIMIMVLIFVLAGAFSETAKGMGGVDSTVNLALSILPQGFIVAGIFVIGAFISLAMGTSMGTIAALAPIAVGISGQTDISIALTMATVVGGAMFGDNLSFISDTTIAAVRSQGTEMKDKFKTNFLIVLPAAIITIVLLVIVTLGSDTQIKAHSFDWIKILPYAGVLITALLGWNVLIVLTGGTVLSGVIGLLDGSYTLESFFKSVTTGMGGMMELVLLAILIGGMVELIQYNGGIQYLMNILTRNIRSKKGAEFGIAGLVSMTNMCTANNTISIIFTGPLAKNIADQYEIDPRKSASVLDLFSCCVQGLIPYGAQMLTAAGFAALSPIELLPYAFYPILVGVCGIISILIGFPRFSKVAGKKEYDKTA; translated from the coding sequence TTGAAAGAAACGAGAGGAAATGGTTTGGCTTTATTACCACTTGGGATATTTTTGGCGCTATTTATTGGTTCTGGAATTATTACAGGTGATTTCTATAAATTGCCGATACTTGTAGCAATTTCAATTGCTGTAGGAGTGGCTTTAGCAATGAATCGTAAAGAAAGTTTTAATGTAAAAGTAGAACGATTTGCTAAAGGTGCAGGGAACCCAGATATTATGATTATGGTTCTAATTTTTGTCCTAGCAGGAGCATTTTCTGAAACAGCAAAAGGGATGGGCGGCGTTGATTCTACAGTTAACTTAGCGTTATCCATTTTACCGCAAGGATTTATCGTAGCTGGAATTTTTGTTATAGGAGCATTTATTTCATTAGCGATGGGAACTTCAATGGGAACAATAGCTGCATTAGCACCAATTGCTGTAGGTATTAGTGGGCAAACTGATATCTCCATTGCACTTACGATGGCTACTGTTGTTGGGGGAGCGATGTTTGGTGATAATTTATCATTTATTTCAGATACAACAATCGCAGCTGTACGTTCGCAAGGAACAGAAATGAAAGATAAGTTTAAAACGAACTTTTTAATTGTATTACCAGCGGCTATTATTACAATTGTATTATTAGTAATCGTTACTTTAGGAAGCGACACACAGATTAAAGCGCATAGCTTTGACTGGATAAAGATTTTACCGTATGCAGGAGTACTTATTACAGCATTACTTGGCTGGAATGTACTTATTGTGTTAACTGGTGGAACTGTACTATCTGGCGTTATCGGTCTTTTAGATGGCAGTTACACGTTAGAGAGTTTCTTTAAAAGTGTAACGACTGGAATGGGCGGTATGATGGAGTTAGTACTACTTGCTATTTTAATTGGCGGTATGGTCGAACTGATTCAATATAATGGTGGCATTCAATATTTAATGAATATTTTAACTCGTAACATTCGTTCAAAAAAAGGAGCAGAGTTCGGTATTGCTGGCTTAGTAAGTATGACGAATATGTGTACAGCGAATAATACGATTTCTATTATCTTTACAGGTCCGCTTGCGAAAAACATTGCAGATCAATATGAAATTGATCCCCGTAAATCAGCGAGTGTATTAGATCTTTTCTCATGCTGTGTGCAAGGATTAATTCCGTATGGTGCGCAAATGTTAACGGCAGCAGGGTTTGCGGCGTTATCTCCGATTGAATTGTTACCATATGCGTTTTATCCGATCTTAGTTGGAGTATGTGGAATCATTTCTATATTAATTGGTTTCCCGAGGTTTTCTAAAGTAGCGGGAAAGAAAGAGTATGATAAAACAGCATAA
- a CDS encoding PspA/IM30 family protein, translating into MKQSLFGRVRDAILADFHNVLDEKERKNPIAMLNQYLRDSEREITKIEKLIQRHKTLKSNFARELEQARYFVNKRSKQAIIAQEAGELQLHERALEEVAYYEGQVTRLEEMYAGVVEQIDELERRLSEMKNKLKEMHAKRMELMARENMAHANRRMNTAMHKMDENNPFLRFEEIEDHIRDLETRMNEEHERDTFDMKIAKLEREMKEKNDVSLTK; encoded by the coding sequence ATGAAACAATCTTTATTCGGACGTGTACGCGATGCAATTTTAGCAGATTTTCATAATGTATTAGATGAGAAAGAAAGAAAAAACCCAATCGCTATGTTAAACCAGTATTTACGCGATAGTGAGCGTGAAATAACAAAAATTGAGAAGTTAATTCAGCGTCATAAAACATTAAAATCTAATTTTGCTCGTGAACTTGAGCAAGCGCGATATTTCGTTAATAAAAGATCAAAGCAAGCAATCATTGCTCAAGAAGCAGGCGAACTACAACTACATGAGCGTGCCTTAGAGGAAGTAGCTTATTATGAAGGGCAAGTAACTCGATTAGAAGAAATGTATGCAGGTGTTGTAGAGCAAATTGATGAGTTAGAGCGTCGTCTTTCTGAAATGAAAAATAAATTAAAAGAAATGCACGCAAAGCGTATGGAATTAATGGCACGTGAAAATATGGCGCATGCAAATCGCCGTATGAATACTGCGATGCATAAAATGGATGAAAATAATCCATTCTTACGATTTGAAGAAATTGAGGATCATATTCGCGACTTAGAAACTCGTATGAATGAGGAACATGAACGTGACACATTTGATATGAAGATTGCAAAGCTTGAGCGTGAAATGAAGGAAAAAAATGATGTGTCGTTAACAAAATAA
- the liaF gene encoding cell wall-active antibiotics response protein LiaF — protein MKKHFSKTQLMGMLLIIFGFGLFLDMILGHFEPGGLIFAFIMLMFGRHYRKKNRYVRGNVFLFVGGIVFLFFLFSSAAFVLVVFACLALIGYQLIKQGHKQKAMKVEIKEKGIIDEEKQIYRTEPYLKNMFVGNVRMMDHIYELEDINVQYGACDVEIDLTTAMIPEGETVIVIRGVVGNIRLYVPYDIELSLNHSVIVGRVLLPGHEETGFNRNVTFRTEQYKEAPRRIKIISSLVVGDTEVRKV, from the coding sequence ATGAAGAAACATTTTTCAAAAACACAATTAATGGGGATGCTCCTCATCATATTTGGATTCGGTCTTTTTCTTGATATGATACTTGGACATTTTGAACCAGGTGGTCTCATTTTTGCATTTATTATGCTTATGTTTGGAAGACATTATCGTAAAAAGAATCGTTATGTACGGGGAAATGTATTTTTATTTGTTGGCGGTATCGTATTTTTATTCTTCTTATTTTCATCAGCAGCATTTGTTCTTGTCGTATTCGCTTGTTTAGCTTTAATTGGTTATCAATTGATTAAACAAGGACATAAGCAAAAAGCAATGAAGGTTGAAATTAAAGAAAAAGGGATTATAGACGAAGAGAAACAAATATATCGTACAGAACCATATTTGAAAAATATGTTTGTAGGTAATGTACGAATGATGGATCATATTTATGAACTTGAGGATATTAATGTTCAATATGGTGCTTGCGATGTGGAAATAGATTTAACAACTGCTATGATTCCAGAAGGAGAAACGGTAATTGTTATTCGAGGTGTCGTTGGTAATATTCGTTTATATGTGCCATATGATATTGAACTTTCTTTAAATCATTCTGTTATTGTCGGACGGGTGCTTTTGCCAGGACATGAAGAGACAGGGTTTAACCGCAATGTTACATTTAGAACAGAGCAGTATAAAGAGGCTCCTCGTCGTATTAAAATTATTTCTTCGCTTGTCGTAGGCGATACGGAAGTGAGGAAAGTATAA
- a CDS encoding sensor histidine kinase, with amino-acid sequence MKKQKNISWMYIRYSMLSSVSIALICTIVYVWKSEQQVYDLLWKESIASVPIGLFIMTTSLLIGGIVGYAIGYYIEQRIQGLNTFLFEVERGNFPSDVSFTADDEFHEVERKVIGLARRLEEQAGLFQKVTNERAHWNEEMRQEAISQERHRLARELHDSVSQQLFAMSMMMSAINEQVAEFPETTKKQLQLVENMVVNAQSEMRALLLHLRPVQLEGKKLTEGIEELLTELSRKQHMKIEWLIEPIELKKGVEDHLFRIVQEALSNTLRHAKAKKTEVRLRKIDQYAILKIIDDGVGFEVGVNKAGSYGLRSMQERVHEIGGTLKVLSFPAKGTQIEVKVPIMIERGGES; translated from the coding sequence ATGAAGAAACAAAAAAATATTTCGTGGATGTATATTCGTTATTCTATGTTGTCCTCTGTTAGTATCGCACTCATTTGTACAATTGTATATGTATGGAAGAGCGAGCAACAAGTATATGATTTATTATGGAAGGAATCCATCGCTTCTGTTCCAATTGGCTTGTTTATTATGACTACAAGTTTACTTATCGGGGGAATTGTAGGATATGCAATCGGTTACTATATAGAGCAGCGTATACAAGGATTAAATACGTTTCTATTTGAAGTAGAGCGAGGGAATTTTCCGAGCGATGTTTCGTTTACCGCAGATGACGAATTTCATGAAGTGGAACGAAAAGTAATCGGTCTTGCTCGGCGATTAGAGGAGCAAGCTGGACTCTTTCAAAAAGTAACGAATGAACGAGCTCATTGGAATGAAGAGATGAGACAAGAAGCGATTTCCCAAGAAAGACATCGATTGGCGAGGGAGCTGCATGATTCTGTAAGTCAGCAGCTTTTTGCAATGTCGATGATGATGTCGGCTATTAATGAACAAGTAGCTGAATTTCCAGAAACGACGAAAAAGCAGTTGCAGCTCGTTGAAAATATGGTTGTAAATGCACAATCAGAAATGAGAGCATTGCTTCTTCATTTACGCCCAGTACAGTTAGAAGGTAAGAAGCTAACTGAGGGAATAGAAGAGTTATTAACAGAACTTTCTAGAAAGCAACATATGAAAATTGAATGGTTAATTGAACCAATAGAATTGAAAAAAGGTGTAGAAGATCATTTATTCCGCATTGTACAAGAGGCGCTGTCTAATACTTTACGGCATGCGAAGGCAAAGAAAACGGAAGTGCGTCTTCGAAAAATTGATCAATATGCAATTCTAAAAATTATTGATGATGGTGTTGGATTTGAAGTTGGAGTTAATAAAGCTGGTTCATATGGTTTAAGATCAATGCAAGAGCGTGTTCATGAAATTGGTGGGACATTAAAAGTGCTTAGTTTTCCGGCTAAAGGTACACAAATAGAAGTGAAAGTACCGATTATGATTGAGAGAGGGGGAGAATCATGA
- a CDS encoding response regulator translates to MIKVLLVDDHEMVRMGVSAYLSTQPDIEVVGEAENGRKGAELALQLRPDIILMDLVMDEMDGVEATRAIIQEWPEAKIVVVTSFLDDEKLYPVIEAGATSYLLKTSRASDIADAVRATYDGETVLEPKVTGKMMSRMRQKKEQPLHEELTERESEILLLIAEGKSNQEIADELFIALKTVKTHVSNILNKLNVSDRTQAVIYAFRHQLTK, encoded by the coding sequence ATGATAAAAGTATTACTAGTGGATGATCATGAAATGGTTCGAATGGGTGTATCAGCATATTTATCAACACAGCCAGATATTGAAGTAGTTGGAGAAGCTGAAAATGGGAGAAAAGGTGCAGAGTTAGCTTTGCAATTAAGACCGGATATTATTTTAATGGACCTTGTCATGGATGAGATGGATGGGGTTGAAGCAACACGAGCTATTATTCAGGAATGGCCAGAAGCAAAAATTGTAGTTGTAACGAGCTTTTTAGATGACGAGAAGTTATACCCTGTAATTGAGGCTGGAGCGACAAGTTATTTATTAAAAACATCAAGAGCGAGTGATATAGCAGACGCTGTACGAGCTACTTATGATGGAGAAACGGTATTAGAGCCAAAAGTTACTGGTAAAATGATGTCTCGTATGCGTCAGAAGAAAGAACAACCTTTGCATGAGGAGTTAACAGAAAGAGAGTCTGAAATTTTGTTATTAATTGCAGAAGGGAAAAGTAATCAAGAGATTGCAGATGAATTGTTTATTGCTCTCAAAACAGTAAAGACACATGTGAGTAATATATTAAATAAGCTTAATGTAAGTGATCGTACACAGGCGGTTATTTATGCATTTAGACATCAATTGACGAAATGA
- a CDS encoding DUF3922 domain-containing protein, which produces MFLLTLINVSVIIRLLTVHIQGSMYMLVQTIFGMDKSKKLGDYVNALQALCEQYNVETDKIAIVEATEEYYLFLVKQEECYDVVKVETVDTNNDYYTKAYKISSFNHTAYRM; this is translated from the coding sequence ATCTTTTTATTGACGCTAATAAATGTAAGCGTTATCATTAGGTTGTTAACAGTACATATACAGGGGAGCATGTATATGTTAGTTCAAACTATATTCGGCATGGATAAGTCTAAAAAACTAGGGGATTATGTGAACGCATTACAAGCGCTTTGTGAACAATATAATGTTGAAACAGATAAAATTGCAATTGTTGAGGCGACAGAAGAGTACTATTTATTTTTAGTAAAGCAAGAAGAGTGCTATGATGTTGTCAAAGTAGAAACGGTGGATACAAATAACGACTATTATACGAAAGCTTATAAAATAAGTAGCTTTAATCATACTGCTTATCGAATGTAA
- the brnQ3 gene encoding branched-chain amino acid transport system II carrier protein BrnQ3: protein MNTVSKKHIFFTGLMLFSLFFGAGNLIFPPMLGQNAGENFWPAIIGFLLTGVGLPLLTVIAISLSGNGMQQLASHVHPLFGIFFTVVVYIAIGPSMGIPRVANVAYEMGVSSFLPETIRSSSLALFLYTVIFFAIVFWLSLNPSKLVDRIGNILTPILLLSIFLLFVKSVFTPLGQSGPAMQEYQTSPIFKGFMEGYLTMDTISALAFGIIVVNAIRSKGVQDRKSIAIATAKAGLIAAIGLVLVYGALGWLGATSVSLGYAKNGGQLLTVIVQQLFGPYGLLLLSLIVTLACLTTCVGLVSACSQYFSTLLTKFSYKTFASIICALGLLVANLGLTKIIAISVPILLVVYPIAIVLVLLSLLHKYFGGYRSVYVGALIGAAIVSVFDGLKQGGISISFITPYFEFIPLYNEGIGWLIPALAGALIGLTIAKLSGAKKVPLLNESHEVKAS from the coding sequence ATGAACACTGTATCAAAAAAACATATTTTTTTCACCGGTCTTATGCTATTTTCTTTATTTTTTGGGGCAGGTAATTTAATTTTCCCTCCCATGCTTGGACAAAATGCAGGTGAAAACTTTTGGCCGGCAATAATTGGATTTTTACTAACAGGGGTCGGTTTACCATTATTAACTGTTATTGCAATTTCTTTATCAGGAAATGGTATGCAACAACTCGCAAGTCATGTTCACCCATTATTCGGAATTTTCTTTACTGTTGTTGTATACATCGCAATCGGTCCTTCTATGGGAATTCCACGCGTTGCAAATGTCGCTTATGAAATGGGTGTTAGTTCTTTCTTACCAGAAACAATTCGCTCTAGTAGTCTAGCACTATTTTTATACACGGTCATTTTCTTCGCAATCGTATTTTGGCTTAGTTTAAATCCATCTAAACTTGTCGATCGCATCGGAAATATTTTAACACCCATTCTATTACTCTCTATTTTCTTGTTATTTGTTAAAAGTGTATTTACACCACTCGGACAATCAGGACCAGCAATGCAAGAGTATCAAACTTCTCCAATCTTCAAGGGCTTTATGGAAGGATACTTAACGATGGATACCATTTCGGCACTTGCATTTGGAATTATCGTTGTAAATGCAATTCGTTCTAAAGGTGTACAGGATCGTAAATCCATTGCCATCGCAACAGCAAAAGCAGGACTTATTGCCGCTATCGGTCTCGTACTTGTATATGGTGCACTTGGCTGGCTCGGTGCAACTAGTGTCTCTCTCGGATACGCAAAAAATGGCGGACAATTACTTACTGTCATCGTACAACAGTTATTCGGTCCATACGGTTTGCTTCTATTATCTCTTATCGTTACACTCGCTTGCTTAACAACATGTGTTGGACTTGTATCTGCATGTAGTCAATACTTCTCAACATTATTGACTAAATTTTCATACAAAACGTTCGCTAGCATCATTTGCGCATTAGGATTATTAGTTGCCAACTTAGGTTTAACAAAAATTATTGCTATCTCTGTTCCAATCCTACTTGTCGTATATCCAATTGCGATTGTACTTGTTCTACTATCGTTACTTCATAAATATTTCGGTGGGTATCGCTCTGTTTATGTAGGTGCTTTAATTGGAGCAGCAATTGTAAGCGTATTTGATGGATTAAAACAAGGTGGTATTTCAATTTCATTTATCACACCATATTTTGAGTTTATCCCTTTATATAATGAAGGAATTGGCTGGCTAATACCAGCACTAGCCGGAGCTCTTATTGGCCTTACAATCGCTAAGCTAAGCGGTGCAAAAAAAGTTCCTTTACTAAACGAATCTCATGAAGTAAAAGCATCCTAA
- a CDS encoding class I SAM-dependent methyltransferase, whose translation MSINFHDANNKYTYAQRNAHSSWGKMIKSITNIQNKQIIDIGCGGGIYTKELALMGAKSVVGLDFSKGILQAAKENCSGFSNISFIHGDAHSVPYPNDTFDIVISRAVIHHLHDIPTFLREASRILKKNGVFIVQDRTIEDCTIPGSPEHIRGYFFSIFPKLIEIESKRRPKTNTIQQELQKYFLHVFPTQTQWEVRKIHDSVEALLQDLSPRTGRSILFELTDHELSQLLQQVQTALQNVSPIIERDRWTIWSAMKL comes from the coding sequence ATGTCCATTAATTTTCACGATGCAAATAATAAATACACATACGCACAGCGAAACGCCCATAGTTCTTGGGGCAAAATGATAAAAAGTATTACAAATATACAAAACAAGCAAATAATTGATATCGGCTGTGGTGGCGGAATTTATACGAAAGAACTTGCTCTTATGGGAGCAAAAAGTGTTGTTGGGCTTGATTTTTCAAAAGGAATATTACAAGCTGCAAAAGAAAATTGTAGCGGCTTTTCAAACATTTCATTCATTCACGGCGATGCACATAGCGTCCCATATCCTAATGATACATTCGACATTGTTATTTCGCGCGCAGTTATTCATCATTTACACGACATTCCAACATTTCTACGTGAAGCTTCTCGTATATTAAAGAAAAACGGTGTATTCATTGTACAAGACCGAACCATTGAAGATTGTACAATTCCTGGAAGCCCCGAACACATCCGTGGATATTTCTTTTCTATCTTTCCAAAACTCATTGAAATTGAATCAAAAAGACGTCCAAAAACCAACACGATACAACAAGAATTACAAAAATATTTTCTTCACGTATTCCCCACTCAAACACAATGGGAAGTACGAAAAATACATGATTCTGTAGAAGCATTATTGCAAGATTTATCACCTCGAACAGGTCGATCTATTCTATTCGAATTAACAGATCATGAACTTTCTCAACTTCTACAACAAGTACAGACTGCCTTGCAAAACGTATCTCCTATTATCGAAAGAGATCGATGGACAATTTGGAGCGCCATGAAATTGTAA
- a CDS encoding site-2 protease family protein, giving the protein MKNNKKGLWGIIVAIGLFLLSKLKWVFAIFKLAKFSTVFSMFLSLGAYAVIYGWKFGVALIYLLFIHEMGHLWAAKRKGIPTSPAIFIPFMGALIGMKEMPKNAKDEAYIAFMGPLFGLLSFLPAIPLYIITKEPFWALIILLGSMINFFNLIPVSPLDGGRIISVVSTKIWGAGLIVLLGYSIYFKSILGGFIFIIGCMELYRVIKRDGPIKELGYRTDGMKEYVASLEEELKETGAVHRNIYMMQHEINVLRQKEREKELKIGELQKIEVLEYLLRKFEPLDYVPYEDEKETHSIHIREAFEMSERKLQEWDAEKRQQENYYKVDMKTKWTVCACYIGLMAILGYTAYEGYVVLQEHLPTRNV; this is encoded by the coding sequence ATGAAAAATAATAAAAAAGGATTATGGGGAATTATTGTTGCAATAGGGCTATTTTTACTTTCTAAGTTAAAGTGGGTATTTGCAATTTTTAAATTAGCAAAGTTTTCAACGGTATTTAGTATGTTTCTATCACTTGGTGCATACGCAGTTATATATGGTTGGAAATTTGGGGTAGCACTCATTTATTTGTTGTTTATTCATGAAATGGGCCATTTATGGGCTGCAAAAAGAAAGGGTATACCAACATCGCCAGCAATATTTATTCCATTTATGGGCGCTCTTATTGGGATGAAAGAGATGCCGAAGAATGCAAAAGATGAAGCTTACATTGCCTTTATGGGCCCTCTTTTCGGGTTGTTGTCATTTTTACCTGCAATTCCACTTTATATAATAACGAAAGAGCCATTTTGGGCATTAATTATTTTACTTGGAAGTATGATTAACTTCTTTAACTTGATTCCAGTTTCTCCATTAGATGGTGGGCGAATTATTTCAGTTGTAAGTACAAAGATTTGGGGAGCGGGCCTTATTGTATTGCTCGGTTATTCTATTTACTTTAAAAGTATTTTGGGAGGGTTTATTTTTATTATCGGCTGTATGGAATTATATAGAGTAATAAAGAGAGATGGGCCAATTAAGGAATTAGGGTATAGAACTGATGGAATGAAAGAATATGTTGCAAGCCTTGAGGAGGAGTTAAAAGAAACCGGTGCAGTACATCGAAATATATATATGATGCAACATGAAATAAATGTATTAAGGCAAAAAGAACGGGAGAAAGAATTAAAAATAGGAGAACTCCAAAAGATTGAAGTGTTAGAGTATCTTTTACGAAAGTTTGAGCCACTTGATTACGTCCCATATGAAGATGAAAAAGAAACACATAGCATTCATATAAGAGAAGCATTTGAAATGTCAGAAAGAAAATTACAGGAATGGGATGCGGAAAAGAGACAACAGGAAAACTATTACAAAGTGGATATGAAAACGAAATGGACGGTATGTGCTTGTTATATCGGATTAATGGCTATACTCGGTTACACGGCTTATGAAGGATATGTTGTTTTACAAGAGCATTTGCCAACGAGAAATGTATAG